In the Streptomyces sp. 3214.6 genome, ATGCCGAGGTCACGGGCGTCGTGCGGGCGTCTGATGTGGACCGGCCGGCCCTTCCACTCGATGACGCCCTTCTCGGCGGGGGCGACCCCGGAGATCACTTTGACCAGAGTGGACTTGCCGGCCCCGTTGTCCCCGAGGAGGGCGACGACCTGCCCGGAGTGGATCTCCAGCTCGATGTCCGTGAGGACCTCGACGACCCCGAAGCGCTTGCACACGCCCCGCAGCGCCAGCAGGGGGGGATCCGGCACGGAAACCAACTCCTTCTCGGGGGGCGTCGGGGCGATGCGGCGTCCGGTCGGCGCGGCCTCAGGTCAGTCCGGCCTTCGCGCAGGCGGCCCGCAGCTGCGGGGTGCAGATCTGCGCGACCGTGTGCAGGCCGTCCTTCACCACTGTGTCCCGGATGTTGCCGGCGGTCACCGACAGGGGGGTGAGCAGGACGGCGGCGACCGCGTTCCCGCCGCGCGTCGGCACCTGGCCCGTGGCCACCTTGTCCAGGCTCTGCCCGCGGGCCGCGGCCACCGCCATGGCCCCGCCGGCGGCCGCCTCGGGCTTGAACGGCTTGAAGACGGTCATGTACTGGTCGCCCGCGACGATGCGCTGCAGGGCCGGGAGCTCGGCGTCCTGCCCGGTGACCGGGGGCAGCGGGTTCACCTTGTTGGCCTTGAGGGCGGCGATGCTCCCGCCGGCGAGGCCGTCGTTGGCCGCGTAGACGCCGTCGACGGAGCCGGCGCCGAGGGCCGCGAGGGCCCCGGACATGTTCATGTGCGCGGTCTCGGCCCGCCACTGGGGGGTGTCGTAGGCCTTGCCGATCTTCACCTTGCCGCCGAGCACGGACAGCGCGCCCTCCTTGAACGCCTTGGCGTTAGGGTCGCTGGGGTCGCCGTTCATCATGACGATCTCGGCGCCGGGCACCTTGTCGCCCATCGCCTTCAGCAGCGCCCGGCCCTGGAGCCGGCCGACCTCCACGCCGTCGAACGAGACGTACCCCGAGATCGGTCCCTGGGCGAGCCGGTCGTAGGCGATGACGGGGATGCCCGCCTCGTGGGCCTTGGTGACGGAGGCGCCGAGCGAACGGGCGTCCACGGCCACCAGCACGATCGCGTCGACGTTCCTGGTGATCATCGACTCCATCTGTTCCTGCTGGAGGGCCACGTCGCCCTTGGCGTTGGCGTGCTCGACCGCGCAGGTGTCGCACAGTTGCCTGATCCTCTTCTCCAGCAGGGGCCGGTCCTGCGTTTCCCACCGTGCCGTGGTGGCGTCCGGCAGAAGCAGACCGATGCGCGGTCCGTTCTCCCCGACGGGGGCGTCCCCCCCGCCCGCCCCGCAGGCTGCCAGCACGATCGCGGCGGACACCGCGGTCACGGCG is a window encoding:
- a CDS encoding sugar ABC transporter substrate-binding protein codes for the protein MKACIRDTVAAVTAVSAAIVLAACGAGGGDAPVGENGPRIGLLLPDATTARWETQDRPLLEKRIRQLCDTCAVEHANAKGDVALQQEQMESMITRNVDAIVLVAVDARSLGASVTKAHEAGIPVIAYDRLAQGPISGYVSFDGVEVGRLQGRALLKAMGDKVPGAEIVMMNGDPSDPNAKAFKEGALSVLGGKVKIGKAYDTPQWRAETAHMNMSGALAALGAGSVDGVYAANDGLAGGSIAALKANKVNPLPPVTGQDAELPALQRIVAGDQYMTVFKPFKPEAAAGGAMAVAAARGQSLDKVATGQVPTRGGNAVAAVLLTPLSVTAGNIRDTVVKDGLHTVAQICTPQLRAACAKAGLT